One region of Glycine max cultivar Williams 82 chromosome 9, Glycine_max_v4.0, whole genome shotgun sequence genomic DNA includes:
- the LOC100798969 gene encoding copper-transporting ATPase RAN1, with translation MAPGIRGLQLTSLAGDSDELEDVRLLDSYDEIDGGARRIQVSVTGMTCAACSNSVESALKSLDGVISASVALLQNKADVVFNSALLKDEDIKNAIEDAGFEADILPESSTVAHETLVGQFTIGGMTCAACVNSVEGILRNLPGVKRAVVALATSSGEVEYDPSVISKDDIVNAIEDSGFDGSFIESNEQDKIILGVVGVYSLIDTQVLEGILSSTKGVRKFHFDKVSGELDVLFDPEVLSSRSVVDAIQEGSNGKFKLHVRSPYTRMASKDVEEISTIFRLFISSLFLSIPLFFMRVVCPHIPPFYSLLLWRCGPFLMGDLLKWALVSVIQFVIGKRFYIAAGRALRNGSTNMDVLVAVGTTASYIYSVCALLYGALTGFWSPTYFETSAMLITFVLLGKYLECLAKGKTSDAIKKLVELAPATALLVVKDKGGKSIEEREIDSLLVQPGDTLKVLPGAKVPADGIVTWGSSYVNESMVTGESVPIMKEVNASVIGGTINLHGVLHVEATKVGSDTVLSQIISLVEMAQMSKAPIQKFADYVASIFVPTVVSLALLTLLGWYVAGSIGAYPEEWLPENGNHFVLALMFAISVVVIACPCALGLATPTAVMVATGVGANNGVLIKGGDALERAQRVKYVIFDKTGTLTQGKATVTAAKTFTGMERGEFLKLVASAEASSEHPLAKAILAYARHFHFFDDSSATTGTENDAKTDAKSGWLFDVSDFFALPGRGVQCFIDGKHILVGNRKLMEENGIDISTEVENFVVELEESAKTGILVAYNDILTGALGIADPLKREAAVVIEGLQKMGVKPVMVTGDNWRTARAVAKEVGIQDVRAEVMPAGKADVVRSFQKDGSIVAMVGDGINDSPALAAADVGMAIGAGTDIAIEAAEYVLMRNSLEDVITAIDLSRKTFTRIRLNYVFAMAYNVVAIPVAAGVFYPSLGLKLPPWVAGACMALSSVSVVCSSLLLKRYRRPRLTTILEIVVE, from the exons ATGGCGCCGGGAATCAGAGGCCTGCAGCTGACTTCCCTCGCCGGCGACTCCGATGAGCTCGAGGACGTGCGGCTCTTGGACTCCTACGACGAAATCGACGGCGGAGCGAGGCGGATTCAGGTGTCGGTCACCGGAATGACCTGCGCCGCTTGCTCCAATTCCGTCGAATCAGCTCTCAAATCACTCGACGGAGTCATCAGCGCCTCTGTCGCGTTGCTTCAGAACAAAGCCGACGTCGTTTTCAATTCGGCTCTGCTCAAG GATGAAGACATAAAAAATGCAATTGAAGATGCTGGGTTTGAAGCAGACATATTACCTGAATCCAGTACAGTTGCACATGAAACCCTGGTGGGACAGTTCACAATTGGAGGTATGACATGTGCAGCATGTGTAAATTCTGTTGAAGGTATTTTAAGAAATCTTCCAGGGGTCAAAAGGGCTGTTGTAGCTTTGGCTACTTCATCAGGTGAAGTTGAATATGATCCCAGTGTAATTAGTAAAGATGATATAGTCAACGCAATTGAAGATTCTGGTTTTGATGGTTCATTTATAGAAAGCAATGAGcaggataaaataattttaggggtGGTTGGTGTGTACAGTCTGATCGACACACAAGTTTTAGAAGGCATTCTTAGCAGCACAAAAGGAGTAAGGAAGTTTCATTTTGACAAGGTTTCAGGTGAATTGGATGTTCTGTTTGATCCTGAAGTTCTCAGTTCTAGATCCGTAGTTGATGCAATCCAGGAGGGAAGCAATGGAAAGTTTAAATTACATGTTAGAAGCCCTTATACAAGAATGGCTTCTAAAGACGTTGAGGAGATCTCAACCATATTTCGGCTCTTCATCTCCAGTCTGTTTCTTAGT ATTCCTCTCTTCTTCATGAGGGTAGTTTGTCCTCATATTCCACCATTCTATTCCTTGTTACTTTGGCGATGTGGGCCTTTCCTCATGGGTGATTTGTTGAAATGGGCATTGGTGAGTGTCATCCAATTTGTGATTGGCAAGCGCTTCTACATTGCAGCCGGCAGAGCTCTTCGAAATGGTTCTACAAACATGGATGTCCTGGTTGCTGTGGGAACTACTGCTTCCTACATTTATTCTGTTTGTGCTCTTCTATATGGTGCTCTTACTGGATTTTGGTCTCCAACTTACTTTGAAACAAGTGCTATGCTCATAACATTTGTATTGTTGGGCAAGTATTTGGAATGCCTTGCCAAGGGAAAGACATCTGATGCTATCAAGAAATTAGTAGAACTTGCTCCTGCAACAGCTTTACTAGTTGTCAAAGATAAAG gCGGTAAATCTATTGAAGAAAGGGAAATTGATTCTTTGCTTGTTCAACCTGGGGACACATTGAAAGTTCTTCCTGGTGCAAAGGTTCCTGCTGATGGTATTGTTACTTGGGGATCAAGTTATGTAAATGAGAGCATGGTAACTGGTGAATCTGTACCTATTATGAAGGAGGTGAATGCTTCCGTTATTGGAGGCACAATAAATTTGCATGGCGTCCTTCACGTAGAAGCTACCAAAGTAGGATCTGATACAGTTTTGAGTCAGATTATTAGTTTGGTTGAGATGGCCCAGATGTCCAAAGCTCCCATCCAGAAGTTTGCTGATTAT GTAGCAAGCATATTTGTTCCTACGGTTGTTTCTTTAGCATTATTGACACTATTGGGTTG GTATGTTGCTGGGTCTATTGGAGCTTACCCAGAAGAATGGCTGCCAGAAAATGGAAATCACTTTGTTCTTGCCCTAATGTTCGCAATATCTGTAGTAGTGATTGCATGTCCCTGTGCACTTGGCTTGGCAACACCAACAGCTGTCATGGTGGCAACAGGGGTTGGGGCTAACAATGGAGTGTTAATTAAAGGAGGAGATGCCTTGGAAAGGGCTCAGAGGGTGAAGtatgtgatatttgataaaacagGCACTCTAACTCAGGGAAAAGCCACTGTTACTGCTGCCAAGACATTCACAGGAATGGAACGTGGAGAATTTCTTAAATTGGTGGCTTCTGCTGAG GCTAGCAGTGAACACCCACTAGCAAAAGCAATTTTAGCATATGCACGCCATTTTCATTTCTTTGATGACTCTTCTGCTACTACTGGTACCGAGAATGATGCCAAAACTGATGCAAAGTCTGGGTGGCTTTTTGATGTCTCAGACTTCTTTGCCCTTCCTGGAAGAGGTGTTCAATGTTTTATAGATGGGAAGCATATTTTG GTTGGTAACAGGAAGTTGATGGAGGAAAATGGCATAGATATTTCAACAGAAGTCGAAAATTTTGTGGTAGAGCTGGAAGAAAGTGCAAAGACAGGGATACTGGTAGCATATAATGATATATTAACTGGAGCCTTGGGGATTGCAGACCCACTAAAGAGAGAGGCTGCTGTAGTTATAGAGGGCCTCCAGAAAATGGGTGTCAAACCTGTTATGGTTACAGGAGATAACTGGAGAACAGCTCGCGCTGTTGCCAAGGAG GTTGGCATCCAAGATGTTAGGGCAGAGGTTATGCCAGCAGGAAAAGCTGATGTTGTACGTTCATTCCAAAAAGATGGGAGCATAGTTGCAATGGTGGGTGATGGTATCAATGATTCTCCTGCATTAGCTGCTGCTGATGTTGGTATGGCGATTGGGGCAGGAACTGACATTGCAATAGAAGCTGCTGAGTATGTCCTCATGAGAAATAGCTTGGAAGATGTAATCACAGCCATCGATCTTTCACGGAAGACCTTTACTCGTATTCGATTGAATTACGTGTTTGCCATGGCTTACAATGTTGTGGCTATACCAGTTGCTGCTGGTGTGTTTTATCCTTCACTGGGGCTCAAGCTGCCACCATGGGTTGCTGGTGCATGCATGGCTCTCTCTTCTGTAAGTGTCGTATGCTCTTCTTTGCTTCTCAAAAGATATAGAAGACCCAGACTTACTACAATACTTGAAATAGTTGTAGAATAA